A single window of Athene noctua chromosome 1, bAthNoc1.hap1.1, whole genome shotgun sequence DNA harbors:
- the YWHAQ gene encoding 14-3-3 protein theta, with product MDKTELIQKAKLAEQAERYDDMATCMKAVTEQGAELSNEERNLLSVAYKNVVGGRRSAWRVISSIEQKTDTSDKKMQLIKDYREKVESELRSICTTVLELLDKYLIANATNPESKVFYLKMKGDYFRYLAEVACGDDRKQTIENSQGAYQEAFDISKKEMQPTHPIRLGLALNFSVFYYEILNNPELACTLAKTAFDEAIAELDTLNEDSYKDSTLIMQLLRDNLTLWTSDSAGEECDAAEGAEN from the exons ATGGATAAGACCGAGTTGATCCAGAAAGCCAAACTAGCTGAGCAAGCTGAGCGTTACGATGATATGGCCACCTGCATGAAGGCAGTAACTGAGCAAGGTGCCGAGCTGTCCAACGAGGAGCGCAACCTGCTCTCAGTGGCCTACAAGAACGTAGTGGGGGGGCGACGCTCTGCCTGGAGGGTCATCTCTAGCATTGAGCAGAAGACAGACACCAGTGACAAGAAGATGCAGCTTATCAAGGACTATCGGGAGAAGGTGGAGTCTGAGCTCAGGTCCATCTGCACCACTGTCCTG GAGCTGTTGGACAAATATTTAATAGCTAATGCAACTAATCCAGAGAGCAAGGTATTCTACCTGAAGATGAAGGGAGACTACTTCCGATACCTTGCTGAAGTTGCTTGTGGTGATGACAGAAAAC AAACAATAGAAAACTCACAGGGAGCTTATCAGGAAGCATTTGATATCAGCAAGAAGGAGATGCAGCCAACACATCCAATTCGCTTGGGTCTAGCTCTTaacttctctgtattttattatgAGATTCTCAACAATCCTGAGCTTGCCTGCACACTGGCAAAGACA GCGTTTGATGAGGCTATTGCAGAACTTGATACACTGAACGAAGACTCATACAAAGACAGTACTCTCATCATGCAGTTGCTTAGAGACAACCTAACA ttaTGGACATCAGACAGTGCAGGAGAAGAATGTGATGCTGCAGAAGGTGCAGAGAACTAA